A section of the Zavarzinella sp. genome encodes:
- a CDS encoding c-type cytochrome produces the protein MAMYFTIGGRGIASELYRVTYTGKESTAKADYKDAQNADLRQLRHDLEAFHRPGGDAAKAIALAIPNLKHEDRFIRYAARVTLEHQPLNQWKDLVLAEKDPTALINGAIALARKGGSANQADLLVALDKLDLAKLPVSEQTDLVRVYQLIFIRMGEASPEWAEKLAKKWDPLYPAASDALNRELVQLLVYVKSPTVLAKTIELMKKPSKPISRAEIDELIARNKGYGAAIEKMMKNAPDDQKTHYAFALRNVEKGWTMEQRKFFFEWLNEARQKSGGNSYIGFINFIDNDTYNLATDVERVAIEAAKLRKPYVPKELPKPKGPGKKWTTEEILKLIEKPLTGRNFVNGQKMYSAARCVVCHRFAGEGGATGPDLSQLAGRFNNKDLTEALIDPSKVISDQYKSLKITTLSGQTYAGRIVSDAGGVYTVLTDPEDSTKIVDIKKDDVESMVDSKVSMMPVGLLDGLSEREVLDLYAYMLSRGDPGHPMFAKQKKK, from the coding sequence ATGGCGATGTACTTTACCATCGGTGGGCGTGGTATTGCATCGGAACTGTATCGTGTTACCTATACCGGTAAGGAATCTACCGCGAAAGCGGACTACAAAGATGCCCAAAACGCTGACCTGCGTCAACTGAGGCATGATCTGGAAGCATTCCATCGTCCCGGTGGAGATGCTGCTAAGGCGATTGCGTTGGCAATTCCTAATCTGAAGCACGAAGACCGCTTTATCCGTTATGCTGCTCGCGTCACGCTGGAGCATCAACCCCTGAACCAATGGAAAGACTTGGTATTAGCTGAAAAAGACCCCACCGCACTGATCAATGGTGCGATTGCCTTGGCACGCAAAGGTGGCAGTGCAAATCAGGCCGATCTGTTGGTTGCACTTGATAAGCTCGACCTGGCAAAACTGCCTGTGAGCGAGCAGACCGATCTGGTGCGTGTCTACCAATTGATCTTTATTCGCATGGGTGAAGCCAGTCCCGAGTGGGCAGAAAAGCTTGCCAAGAAATGGGATCCCCTCTATCCCGCTGCAAGTGATGCTCTGAATCGTGAGCTGGTTCAACTGCTGGTCTACGTAAAATCCCCCACCGTGCTGGCAAAAACAATTGAGCTGATGAAGAAACCTTCGAAGCCGATTTCCCGTGCGGAAATTGATGAACTGATTGCCCGCAATAAAGGGTATGGTGCAGCCATCGAAAAGATGATGAAGAACGCACCCGATGACCAGAAAACCCATTACGCCTTTGCCTTACGTAATGTAGAAAAAGGCTGGACGATGGAACAACGCAAGTTCTTCTTTGAATGGCTGAACGAAGCTCGCCAGAAAAGCGGCGGGAACAGCTATATCGGCTTCATTAACTTCATCGATAACGATACCTACAACCTTGCAACGGATGTGGAACGTGTTGCGATTGAGGCAGCGAAACTTCGCAAACCTTACGTGCCCAAGGAACTGCCCAAGCCAAAGGGACCCGGCAAAAAATGGACAACGGAAGAAATTCTGAAGCTGATTGAGAAGCCGCTGACTGGACGCAATTTTGTGAATGGCCAAAAAATGTACTCTGCAGCACGTTGCGTGGTGTGCCACCGTTTTGCTGGTGAAGGTGGGGCCACCGGACCTGATTTGAGCCAGTTAGCAGGTCGCTTCAACAACAAAGACCTGACTGAAGCATTAATTGATCCAAGCAAGGTGATTTCAGATCAGTACAAATCACTGAAAATCACTACATTATCAGGCCAGACCTATGCAGGTCGGATTGTCAGTGATGCAGGCGGTGTTTACACCGTGCTGACCGATCCAGAAGATTCCACCAAGATCGTTGATATCAAAAAAGACGATGTGGAAAGCATGGTCGATTCGAAAGTATCGATGATGCCAGTGGGGCTGCTCGATGGGCTCTCAGAACGGGAAGTGCTGGACCTGTATGCTTACATGCTGTCGCGTGGTGATCCCGGCCACCCAATGTTTGCAAAACAGAAGAAAAAGTAG
- a CDS encoding sialate O-acetylesterase: MRNHLLLSGLCCLLLGTANSAERPVKVFILAGQSNMVGAGFVNADPKRNGGKGSLEYLATDAATKKKYGSLYEGNGKWKVRDDVLIHYLERKGKLTVGYGSGADRIGPEFAFGQIVGDAIEDPVLLIKLAWGGKSLGKDFRPPSAGGEVGPYYKEVISRTKEILADLGKQFPEWKGRSHELVGFGWHQGWNDRINQKFNDEYESNMANFIRDVRKELGVPNLPFVIAETGMTGPEEKHPRALSLMKAQAAVAKQKEFQGNVAFVPTQAFWRSVELSPNGQGYHWNSNAETYYLIGESMGTAMLKMLAPK; the protein is encoded by the coding sequence ATGAGAAACCATCTCCTCCTCAGTGGGTTATGTTGTTTGCTTCTTGGCACCGCAAATAGTGCGGAACGACCCGTGAAAGTGTTTATTCTGGCAGGCCAATCAAACATGGTTGGTGCAGGTTTTGTAAACGCCGATCCCAAGAGGAATGGAGGAAAAGGCAGCCTGGAGTATCTTGCAACAGATGCTGCCACCAAAAAGAAATACGGATCGCTTTATGAAGGGAATGGCAAATGGAAGGTGCGTGATGATGTGCTGATCCACTATCTCGAACGCAAAGGCAAATTAACCGTCGGCTATGGGAGCGGTGCAGACAGGATTGGACCAGAGTTTGCATTCGGGCAGATTGTTGGCGATGCCATCGAAGACCCGGTTCTGTTGATCAAATTGGCCTGGGGTGGCAAAAGCCTTGGCAAGGATTTTCGCCCACCCAGTGCTGGTGGGGAAGTAGGACCATATTACAAAGAAGTAATTTCCCGTACGAAAGAGATTCTGGCTGATCTTGGCAAGCAGTTTCCCGAATGGAAAGGTCGTTCGCACGAACTGGTGGGTTTTGGCTGGCACCAGGGCTGGAACGACCGCATCAACCAGAAGTTTAATGATGAATACGAATCCAATATGGCGAATTTCATCCGGGATGTTCGTAAAGAACTGGGTGTACCCAATTTGCCCTTTGTCATTGCTGAAACGGGAATGACCGGACCGGAGGAAAAACATCCCCGGGCACTGTCGCTGATGAAAGCTCAGGCCGCCGTTGCAAAACAGAAGGAATTCCAAGGTAATGTGGCGTTTGTTCCCACACAAGCGTTCTGGCGCTCGGTAGAACTTTCGCCAAATGGGCAGGGGTATCACTGGAACAGTAATGCGGAAACGTATTACCTGATTGGTGAATCAATGGGAACGGCGATGTTGAAAATGCTGGCACCGAAGTAA